GTGATGGCATATGACACACGCTCACCGCTTTCAACAGGTAAGGCAAAAACCAGAGGGTTAAGAATGGACAGGAGAAGGATAGGCGCCAACATATTGATGACAAAGTAAAGAGCCCTTCTCTTCAAATTGATCCGGAgttcaattatatttttagttttaacgATTTTAGAGTATTTCATCTCGGTGTTTTCTAGTTCCCATAAAGTATTGGAAGAATAATAAGATGTATCGATAGTAGACATTTTACTTCCAGGCATCAAAATAGCTTCAGATGGCAAAAAACCCCAGAGAGCAAATGTAAAGAAACAAGACTGTGTATCAAAGGGGaaattgtacatgtttacattACATAGAGATTTTAACAATCCTACAGGTGACCACTGCACTATGCCACTATAAGATACTCTTCCTATATAATCATCATCCCCTATCGCTTCCATCTTATTCGCAGGATTAATCAAAAACACGCTTGGAACCCAAAGCTTTTTCTTAGGAATGGGTAGCATCTCAATGTCACCATAATTACTTGGCGTCCAGTTCAGACGAAAGTCATGCCATTTGAGAGACAATCCACCAACAATAGATATAACCCCTGAAACTTCGTTGAAATcgttcaaagaaaaaataaatgggTGAACAGAAACTTTTGTTGCTTCCGACAGATTTTGATTTGGTCTAATGTCCGTTGAGTAGTTTTGGAATAAATCTCCAAGAAGTCGTTCACCGTCATAAAAACTTGCACAATGAACAGTCAAAAAAGACAATCCAGCGATAAATAACAGAGAGGTCCTGGAATTCCACATATTTTTCATcgtaaaatttaattcattcacTCCAAAACCCACAAGGCGACTGAAGGCtaagaatattttatataacacTTGTTTATATTCTTTTCAAACGTTTTCCACCTAGCTATTAATCTGAACGTTGAATTTCTGTGCAGAAATGATCAGGTAAATAAATGTCAAATTGCAAATTGCCAGGAACCTACAGGAACATATGAAGGTCGAAATGTTATGGATCAAGTTCAATTAACTTACTAGCAATCAACCACAAGAGGctcaggggccacatcgcttaccTGAGCAACAACAGCCATAACTCTTATCAAATGAGTATAATCAgtatcaatttcaaaataaattgacaattaAGTACAGTCGATTGAACACAAAAAGCTAAAAAATCTGCCGATTTTAACCCACATAATACCAAAtcccttttgttgttttagaCTTTCCTTTGTTCCTATTTAAAAATCTCCCCTTTGTGCCACCACTTTTCTCCAGGGAATCATGATCAAACTTCGATCTGCACAATCtgtacttccacacaagtttcaactttatTTTGGCTTCATGCTTTTCAAGAAGAATTTTTCTCTATATCTtaccatgtaaaaattttacataccccccccctccccccccaatAAAGTAGCCCCATTATACTCCAgtgatcatgatttaaacaaacgtGAATCTACTCCACCCGAGGACGCTTCCATAAacattttagcttttctggacaaattgtttttgagaaaaaaagattttaaaagtttttctctatatattcttaatcAAAACTTGACCTTCCCATCggggccccaccctacatccagggaccatgatttgaacaaacttggaCGACGGACCCAATTCAAGTTTTCGCACCTCTGCGCAGAAATCCGCGCATATTCAATGAATATGAATGTCTTAATAACGTATATCAGAATAAGACAAAACTAGAGGTccgcaagctcacaattgatacccccccccccccccccgctaagaaaaaatcataactcacgtattttttctattatagaaaatattggatgaatctatttcaccgtccattttctataaataacaactgctctgttttttaaaactgtttatgcttatatgagtacacaaaccaattccTATTCTTTATATTCCAGTTTAgtttaagttaactgttaatgcatgaggacatttgcatccttacgttaacaaacatgactcgaatcaaacaaaattccacATTTCAAGCAGCCATCTAATATAAACAtgttgaattattggtatattgagcccatttttttttaaacaatgaccttgaacttcctcaattgaccctGGGTCAAgctcatgacacaccctcaggttataagcaatcttgatgtgaattaagaacttccaatagttgtccattagaaagatatggactggacatgaattttgcacttatctgccagtgaccttggccatgcccaaatgaccttgggtcaaggttatgacacactcttaggtcataagcaatctttgtgtgaactgagaacttcaaatgtttctccgtaagaaagatatggaccggaattttgaatgaattttgcactttttctgccagtgaccttgaccttgcccgaatgaccttggttcaaggtcatgacacacccttaggtcatatgCAAACTTTGTGTCAAGTAAGaatttccaatgtttctccataagaaagatatggaccggacacgaattttgggTCAAGGTTATGACACactcttaggtcataagcaatctttgtgtgaactgagaacttcaaatgtttctccgtaagaaagatatggaccggaattttgaatgaattttgcactttttctgccagtgaccttgaccttgcccgaatgaccttggttcaaggtcatgacacacttaATTTTCACTCGCCATTAcctaattatacaatataataatatataatgtatattgtattgtaataatatatataatttgaataaaaaatatattgtggTAATTGGGTCTGCCGtccttaaatctacactatctgaggatacttccacacaatttgagcttttttggaaaatatgtttttgagaagatttttaaaaaataccaaaatattttcaataatttttaacaatctCCCCTTTCAAGAAGAcatggcccttcattttaacaaatttaaattctaaTTATCGACTGATGCTTTGTTTAGTTGAAATCGGCCCAGAGATTCTGGAGAagataaaatgtgaaaagtttacaacgacaacaGACAGCGGACAAatcttgatcagaaaagctcacttgagacTTCGGCACTGGTGAGCTAAAGACGCGTATTTGGAAAATTGCTGAAAACATCACCAGCAAATCATTTGATGAATATTGCTAAATAAAATCCTAAGTTCGACAACAATCATTGGTGACTCaccttttatttttacagaaaatgcGTCTGCATCTCAAAATCAATGCAAGAACAATTAATTATCTACGACAATCAATAACTCTATTAAGTTATAAACCTGTGACCGTGTACACATGGATCTTGAAAAACCtttgtttttttatcaaaaattgaatgaaatagtAGAAATGACATTGATCCAAAAAACCTTACCACCGCATCACAGTGTAGTTCTAGTTCAGTGTATTCATTAATTTAAAGATACCGAGTTGCTGGCCGGGTGATTACATGGCGCTCTGTTTGAAACAACAATTACCAATGACAAAATATATATCGATTAtcaattaaatgaatttgaagTAAAATATCTTTAGAATTATAATGGaattgataaaaagaatattGCTGACGAAAGAGGCTGGATAGTCAACAGACTATCGATCAGATTAAGCTTAAATTTTAGGATATCGTTTGTAAATCTAAAACTATtacttattaaagaaaaaattcatatattttaccttATTAAAGAGGGCGTTACAAAAAAGCGAGATTATTACCAAATAAAAAGGACCTTTAAATATCCGTTTCACTTGAAGAGtcatatctaaatatagacacatTATGTAGACGACTACATATTAACATTTATATATGTTCCATATGTAGGCAAAATACACAGACATTTTACTCGCATTTCAATCGAACACAACCACCATTTGATTTCCATAAATACAGTTAAGAATATGACCTTATATTctgaattttaatgttaacatgaTAATTTGATTTCTACTTTCCAgcgtgtttaaaatatcattcgTTGGagcaaataaataaatctaattctGGCTTTTCAAAACCGCCAGAGTTGCAATTATAATCATCGTATGCTGTTATAGTATCTAGATAAACGCATACTTAGAAGTGGATATTAAAGAAAAGTGTAACAAATTTATCCTTACACATTTCATTTACCTATTGATTCATCACCGACTCATACTTTGCCTaacttgtttgtttgttttggttttggtttttttttcaacaacctGTTCATGTATCTTTGAATATGGCATACCCGGTTATTTCATAAAAGGGTAAACCTTTATACATTGATGAGTACATTGTTTGGTACAAAAGAAAATGCTCATAATCCAAGTAAAAAACGGGGACACAgttatgatgaaaaatatacataaccTTTCATgcggttaaaaaaaatatgtataaaaaatcaaactgtttcGCGATTTGAACCCAATCACATAATTCGGACAGGGTTACAAACTATTCTAACTGCGTAACAACTCAATTAATGCAGACATCATGAAGAATTGTTTCGAGAAAATTAAACACAGCATTACTTGGATTTCCAAAagttatattgtttaaaaacatgCCCTTTTAAACAACAATCGGAAATAGCAGTTTATCAGATATTGTGATtatctatatttatatatcagttATTCTTATCATCCTTACCTGTGCATTACTTAtaatgatagatagatagatagatattagATATTGCTGTCATTTATATACAGATATCAGTTATTATTGAGGTAATTCTTGGATACCAAAGATGATTATCATCTATAACTAATCATCAGTGTTAATAGGCATTTGATCCTATATCTAGTAAATATTATAATAGATACTTACATAAATCATATAATTA
This genomic window from Magallana gigas chromosome 5, xbMagGiga1.1, whole genome shotgun sequence contains:
- the LOC117686737 gene encoding neuronal acetylcholine receptor subunit alpha-6-like, with protein sequence MKNMWNSRTSLLFIAGLSFLTVHCASFYDGERLLGDLFQNYSTDIRPNQNLSEATKVSVHPFIFSLNDFNEVSGVISIVGGLSLKWHDFRLNWTPSNYGDIEMLPIPKKKLWVPSVFLINPANKMEAIGDDDYIGRVSYSGIVQWSPVGLLKSLCNVNMYNFPFDTQSCFFTFALWGFLPSEAILMPGSKMSTIDTSYYSSNTLWELENTEMKYSKIVKTKNIIELRINLKRRALYFVINMLAPILLLSILNPLVFALPVESGERVSYAITIFLSFAVFLTLISENMPKTSEPMSLLSYFLIVTMTMSTLICILTVVTMRFHYRDSSLKVSKTAATVLKILQLNFFRIPCNMCKRKSQIRVASKLDDRFVQNVKDGKVEPLTVEQVVEDTWKIVASQYDQVLMYYFFVVVFLQWIMLLIVISI